tcgTGTTAGAAATGACAAATTAACAAGTAAGAATATTCATAAAGCATGTTTAACAATTGGAAAAACGAGTAAAGGTAGTTGAGAATGAGGTCTTACTTTTAATAAGTTGACTAGAGTATCTTTGTTGGGGCAAGTTTTGTATGCACCCAATTGTTTCCCAATTCGGGAGATTACTCTTATCGCCTCCGTCTCGGTGGAGTCCGCCATTGCGAGGTGAATCAGAAACCCTAAGAAGCTTCCTGAAATTTTTAGAGAGCGATTAGCGAATGGAAGCGCGTGTGAGAGAGGGGTAGAGAGTACTGGAGAGAAAAACTTTTTCCCGCCTTACGCCCTTTATGATGAGCGCTACCCGACAAAacgaaaattttctttttttctttctttttaatttaaattttttctaTTACACTAATACACATTGTTtgatatataaatatattcaGTATAATCAATACGGTATTTGATTTAAAGGCAGAGAGACCTCATTCGTCCCATCACATAATTTCCTTTGCTAATATAACTACATAAAGGTCAAAAAAAGATTATTCTTATCgacaaatatttcattaaaagggctgaatttcaacaataataaataaataattttagtgCAAAATAATTTAATGATAGTAAGGTAAAATCGCAAAGGTAACCGTGATAGGCGCGAGACTATATTATGAATGACGAGCGCATTTTGCCCGTAAATTTtatccctttctttcttttgctcaTAATGCAAAGATAAAACGACTTGATTTTGAGTTGTatctttattttgtatttttggtttctttttaaaAAAGGAACTGCAAATGAGAAGGCAAGTAAAAGGAAGTCTGTTTAAGTTGTATAGTACTGCTAGTAGTCGTACCTGCGCGATGCgcggtcaatattaaaaaaatattaattaaattaaattatgatcAGGCTTGTTTGATCCTATTAGATCGTATTGCTTTAATAAAATTCAATTGTCATcttgtttgtcaatacgatataccCAATAATGAGATCTCTATTAAATCAAACGTACTTATATAGTCagcgaataacttttttgttctatttttctttattatattaaacAATATTTAGTATtcgctttctttttgtaatatatgagaagatatataatttattactattgaattttttttttaattttattatgttgttcttaataatattatctaaattttagtgaataaaatctatgttaaaCTAACGGGACTTATACAGGCAGCGCATCGAATAacgtttttgttatgtatttttctttattatatcttTCAATATTTAATACTATTACTTTGTTAATAGAAAGTTTCATTAGCATATtacattatttaatatttttctctaaagttttttttattactttatttttgtttttttatttttaaataattttaaaactccaacttaaaactactccccaatttgaattggtaatttattatttttttaattttgttttttatattaaaattccaacttgaactactccccaatttgaataggtagttttttttctctttttttcgttttttatagcttttttattttaaaataatttaaaaactccaacttgaaactactcccacccaatttgaacGGGTAAttacttttttatatatttatattttcattttctaattatagttaattataagatatctatttttattttaaaattattttaaaactccaacttgaaactactccccgatttgaatgggtagtttttcttctcttttttttttgtttttttatagatttttttttttgcttttttattttaaaataatttaaaaactccaacttgaaactactcccacccaatttgaatgggtagttttttttatatttatattttcgttttttatatagttaattataagatatctatatttattaattcaaataaagtaatcaactaatatatatatatatatatatatatgaatatattcatatatatggtagttttatatttttttattattttcgtttttatatatatttaaattcaaaaagaataaccaataattaattattaactaaataataaatttagtaACTAATTATGTCATGTGGCTTTTTTTAAGCTGTCACTTGGATTAACGAAAGcgctttttcctttccttttagtAATATATAGATTCTGCTGttcttaataatattatttaaattttagtgAATAAAATCTTTGTTAAACTAACGGGACTTATACAGGCAGCGCATCGAATAacgtttttgttatgtatttttctttattatattttcaaatatttaatgctactacattgttaatagaaagtTTCATTAGCATATtacgttatttaatatttttctctgaagtttttttatttctttatttttgtttttttattttcaaataattttaaaacttcaacttaaaactactccccaatttgaattgataatttattattttttaattttattttttattttaaatctcacaTTTGAAACTACTCCCGATTTGGAtgggtagtttttcttctcttttttcgtttttatagcttttttttttttgctttttaaaaaaaataatttaaaagctcCAACTTGAAAatactcccacccaatttgaatgggtagttatttttttatatatttatatttttgtttttatattatagttaattataagatatctatatttattaatttaaataaagtaaccaataactaattattaattaaaaataactaccaatttgaatgggtagttattttcttatatatttatatttttgtttttttattataattaattataagatatctatttttattttaaaagtattttaaaacaccaacttgaaactactccatGATTTGAATGAgttgtttttcttctgtttttttttacagttttttttgtttttttattttaaaataatttaaaaactccaactttaaactaatcccacccaatttgaatgagtagttatttttacatatatttttatttttattttttttattatagttaattataagatatctatatttattaattcaattaaagtaaccaatatatatatatatatatatatatggtagttttgtattttttaattttcgtttttatatatatttaaattcaaaaataataaccaataactaattattaattaaaaataactaccaatttgaatgggtagttattttcttatatatttatattttcgtttttttattatagttaattataagatatctttttttattttaattattttaaaactccaacttgaaactattccCCGATTTGAATgagtagtttttcttttgttttttttttccgttttttatagctttatttttttttatgctttttgattttaaaataatttaaaaattccaacttgaaactactcccacccaatttgaatgggtagttatttttttatatatttgttttttatttttttgttatagttaattattaatatagatatagataagaaatctatatttattaattaaattaaagtaaccaattaatatatatatacatatatatggtagtttttttaattattttcatttttagatatatttaaatatggtagttgatttaattattttcattttttagatatatatttaaattaaaaagaataaccaataactaattatgtcatgtgtcattctattgttctgccatttggcttcatgaggtgcttttgtcttctgcttttaattatagatagattAGAGGTGGTAAGCGGACAggtcgggtcgggtcggatatagGCGGGTCGAAATAGGTAACATAAAATGGATGAATTATCTGACTCagcccatatttaatacggatagaaaataggttaaccggcggataatatgggctTTTTGAATATGATTCTTTTGGGAGAATTTCTAGTCTCCCAAGTTCGACCTCCCAATTTAAGTATTTACAAATGTAAAAACTAAACTCATTAGTTATCAATTAGTTATCTATTTTCTAAGTAGATAATggaatttttattcatatttgattCGTTTTTAAAatgttcattatccaacccattttttagtggataatatgaatGGATAACTGTTTTTTTTATCGAAAAAGACCTAAAAATGCCTTTCAACTTTCAGAAATTTGCTATTCGTTAAAAATTTGCTATTTCCATGCCACTGTCGTTACAGAAATGGCCCATCCATGCCATTATTGACTAACGGCAGTGGCATGGATGGGCCAAATAAAAATTGAGTCGTTAGTCAATAATGGCATGAATGGGCCAAATGTGTAACAGCGGTAGCATGAAATGAGCATTTTTTAAGAGATTGTTTccttcctataccatatatgaaactttattaccaaaTATGTGCGTAGTTTCTAATTTAGCCGTCATGTTCACTCTTTTTCTACAATTATTATACCATTCATTAAATACTAATTATTAGTAGCTGAATCTTCCTAATTAGGCGCGCTACAAATCAGGAACAGAATATTCTAATTGATTTAGCGACCTTCAGATCAAATTTGAAACGGAAATCCTTTATcttcaatttaaaatcaaattacatAGACTCTTTTCTCCAAAAACTCTATTCTTCGATATTTTTCCTTAAACCACAAATCAAAAAAGATAAAATCGTCAACAAATTCGAATCAAATTGTAGAAATCAGTTCTGCAAAAGCTCAATTCGTCAACTTTTTTCCTCAATCCACTGATTAAAAAAGCGACAAAATATTCAACAAATTCAAGTCAAACTGTAGAAATCAATTCTGCCGATACTTTATTCTTCGTCTTTTTTTCTTaatccaaaaaataaataaataacgacAAAATATTGAACAATACCTTAGCAACGACACGTAATTATGTCCAAAATCCCAATCATGCTACAATTAAATGGGAATTGAGATAGCTATGGCAGATTTAGAGATTTTCAAGTTGATGGCATTGTGCTCGATGAGGATGCAAGTTACAGTATGTTGATTTCTACAATTGCAGAGCAATTAATGATTGATACTTCAGAAAAAACtatagaaatcaaatacattgtgaATGAGAATTGTCCTCCAATGGAGATTAAGAACGATATGGGGGTTCGTGTGTATATGGAGACAAAAAAGGAGAATAAAAATTTAGGATCGTATCTGTTATGTATAAGTGTACgagatttcaatatggaattgaCTATTACCAATGAGAAGACAAGTGCATGTTTGTTATGTTTCAAATTCTATGAAAGTCTGATTTTACGGTAATATTTATAAAATTCCTACATTTATCTACAAATAAATTACACATCAATTTTAGGATGTATAAAGCAatattattttcatgattatctacaaaattactatatttatactacaattaaactacaatctatGTTTCTAAAATGTTGACTAAAAAATTTTTCTCTTCATCTACAAATATACTACAAATCAGTTTAAGTATATATAAAACGGTATTATTTGTAAGGGTATCTATATAATTACTATATTTATGCTATAATTAAACTGCAATCTATGTGGGAAAAAAGGTTGACCACAAAATTTTCTctcatctacaatttatctacaaagaTTCTAAAATTGTAATGGCattgtttatctttattttcatgcagGTTCGTCTGAGACaataaagttacttgatatgtcAGCCTCTCCCGTCATAGAGGAAtatcaaagtgaaataataactgaaGGTACACAAAGTGTTATCGAAGAAAGACAAGTGTATCAAGACAAGCAAACAATTGCAACTGCAATGAAACACTATTCTGTCATGCACAAGTACCAATTCAGGGTTAAAAGATCTAGCCACAAAAGGTTTGAATATATTAATGGTGAAAAGATCATTATAAACAATATTTTCCTTGTGATATGTGTTTTTCAAACATTGTAGATGAAACGTAGTTATATTGTATAGTGTTACTTTATGTTAAAACAGTTCTTTTGTTACATCTACATTGATAACTTGTATTATAAATGTATTTTTTTGTAGCTACTGGCTTATATGCGTTGGAGAAATTGTAATTGGCACTTCAAGGCAACATCAATTAATGATTCTACAATGTTTAAGGTTAGGAGTTTCAACCGACAACACACATGCACCTTAATGGATGATACATTCATACAACGTAAACGTACTGCAATTGTAGTTCGTAGCATGACCATTCCAAAGTATTGTGACCATAAGACAATTTACACACCAAATGACATACAAACTGACATGTTGTCCCAACATGGAGTGAACCTAAGCTACATGCAAGcatggagagcaaaggaaaaagCTTTACAGTTTTTGAGAGGTCATCTGGCTGACTCCTACAGCaaattaacaaaatatttttatattcttgagaAGACGTATCTTGGCTCAGTTGTTAAATTGAAGAAGACAGCAGATGAATGCTTCTTATATGTATTTGTTGCTCTTTGTACATCAATAAGTGATTGGGAATATTGTAGACCAGTAGTAGTAGTTGATGGGACATTCTTAAAGTCAGCCTACAAGGGGATTATGCTGACAACAAGCACAATGGATGCAGTAAGTaaaattgtagttattttgtaggcAGTTTATAAATTATAGATACATTATAGATACtttgtagatatattgtagtttatatgtatttgtattttcatatgcaTTTTCAAAGCTGccagttaattattttttgactAATAATGTAGGTACAATATTGCCTTTGGCATATGTTGTGGTTGATTCGGAAAACGACGCATCGTGGAAGTGATTTTTTGAACAATTCAAGCAAGCATATGGTGAAAGAACTTCAATGTGTGTTGTTTCAGATAGGAATGAGAGTATCCTGAAGGCAACATCAATTGTCTATCCGGGCGTGCCACACTACtcttgcatgtggcatatttggacaaatataagggcaaagttcaagaagggtcatctacaattaaatgaattgtactttgctacaacgtcgggagtcttgtgtgacaagaaagtgtcaccgttactaaaaggtaagttttatagagcagtggttaggcctgccatgttatatggaactgaatgttggccggtaaagaacttaCACatacagaagatgaaagtagcggagatgaggatgttgaggtggatgtgcgggcatacaaggatggataagattaggaatgaagatattcaagAGAAGGCGGGTGTGggccccatggaggacaagatgcgggaagtaagactcagatggttcgggaacattcagaggaggagcattgatgcaccggtgaggaggtgtgagcgactggctgtggtgggcacgcggagaggtagagggcgacctaagaagtattggggagaggtgatcagacaagacatggcgcgacttaggattactgaggacatggcccttgacatgggattatggaggtcgagcattaaggttgtaggttaggggaaagttgtgaatatttctacaacacaatagagtgagactagccagtaaggagttagactaagaatgtcattggtcgtctattgatgtagggctttacctgctagttttactataccagccatatatttcgtatttcgtatttcgtattctgtatttaatatctcttatattgtggttattttattatgcatttttatggtactaatatatcggctcctgttgcttttttgagccaagggtctcctggaaacagcctctcaacccttcggggtaggggtaaggtctgcgtacatattaccctccccagaccccacctgtgggattatactgggtcgttattgttgttgttgtactttgcTACAACACGGTCATACACTCTGGATGAGTTTAATGAAAGGATGTCGAAGATTGAAGAGATAGACCCGCGTGATATTGACTATCATAGATGGTCAAGAGTACATGCAACGGTGAATAGAACTTGGACTATGACATCAAACATTGTAGAGTCGTTGAATGCTGTAACAAAAGATGCAAGAGAGCTGCCAATATTTGACCTATTAGAGTATATGAGGACACTTCTTGAACGTTGGACGAACGAGAAGTTATTGAAGGCAAATGGTACTTTCACATTCCTTGGGTCCAAATTCAACAAAGAATTGGAGAACAACAGAACATTATCTCATAAACTTAGGGTAAGATCTGTTTATTTGGtgcagaaaaataatattttaatatacaATATTTCtatattgtagataaattgtagacaaattgtagttaatttgtagattgtagataaattgtagataagttgtagataatCTATTTTTtatgattgtaaatatttttctttctgtttgttATGTAATTGTAGGTGAGTGCTTCAACAGATCATATCCATACTGTGATAGATGGTGTGAAGCGGTATATTGTGTGTCTTGAAAGCAAGAAATGTAGCTGTGGCCAGTTCCAACTTGAAGAACTTCCATGTGTGCATGCTTTGGCAGCTTTAAGGAACGGGAATGAAACTTATGAAAACTATTGCTCTCCGTATTACACAAAGAAGAGCCTACTGCGTACATGTGAAATACCAGTAAATCCCCTTCCTGATGAAAGTAAATGAAATGTGCCACAACATATATTTGATGAAGTAGTAAATCCACTTACGGGAGAGAAAAGGCAGTCAGGAAGACCTCAAAAGGAAAGATACAAAACATATGATGAACTAAAATCGAAGTATAAGGTGTCATGTGGCAACTGTGGAGgtgaagggcataacaaaagatcttgcaagaatgcgtccaaaaagaaataaatatcATGTAGTTAGAATAGTATTTCAAAATAATTGTTAATGTGTTCAAGTTAACAGAATTTTGTGTGTAATCGTTTAAGTTTTTAAAGATCTTAATATAGTTAATTTCAATTTGTTTCTGTGTTTGTTAACATGTTTTTCTGTATTGTGTCAAGCATCTTCCTCCATTTTTGACATTCTGTTCATAGCAGTTACTATTTATTATCTACAATATAActacaagttaaaaaaattaactTAACTTGAACTAACAGTTATATACAGAAATTAAATACAACTGGAGGTATTCCCTACAAGTTATATACATATTCAActataaaattatatacaatctcAACATTCAGTGTTTTCAGATTGTAGATAATTTGAAGTTTTTTAGTAGATAAATTGTATTCTAACAACGTAATAACTACGTTTAAGATAATGAAGAACAAGTGCTGTAAATATTAAACAACTGGAGATAAAACCACCAAGTTATTTTCAAGTGAACTActacattggatagaaattaacAAAACAAAAGGTTTGCTATAATAAAAACACAAATGAATTGTTCGGAAAGTTGTGTACTATACTTCTCCTACAAACTAGCATCAACTAAATTACATATACATGACACTGCTTCTTCTTTCTCTGGACTCTTGTTTTCTCATTCAATGCAGGTGCACCCTTCCTCCTTGCCAGTATGCATGTAACCTCACTTTCACTGATTGACCCATCTTCCTGCTTCTTTGTAGCATAGTCCCATAGGAGCGCTTCATAGCGTCTATGATGTTGGTCAATATCAGAAAGGTCTTTTGCGGAAATTGACAAATCTCCAAGGCTAACATACTCCGCAAAGGCAGCAacaaatacaccacaatcgctgcataacataatttttttaaaatatttaccaAATGATTAGAAATAAAAAAGGAATTAAATGCATAGAAAGAGAGAATAGATTTTTTACAATGACCCTTCTTTTTGATGTGGAATCTCTCCAACGATCCACTGAATGTTAAGAGATTCGGTAACAAGTTTCTCGATGTATGCCTTTGTATTCTT
Above is a window of Nicotiana tabacum cultivar K326 chromosome 8, ASM71507v2, whole genome shotgun sequence DNA encoding:
- the LOC107812097 gene encoding uncharacterized protein LOC107812097, yielding MSKIEEIDPRDIDYHRWSRVHATVNRTWTMTSNIVESLNAVTKDARELPIFDLLEYMRTLLERWTNEKLLKANGTFTFLGSKFNKELENNRTLSHKLRVSASTDHIHTVIDGVKRYIVCLESKKCSCGQFQLEELPCVHALAALRNGNETYENYCSPYYTKKSLLRTCEIPVNPLPDESK